The following coding sequences lie in one Kribbella sp. NBC_00709 genomic window:
- a CDS encoding ABC transporter substrate-binding protein, whose translation MSLHLGKRGQAAIVGLSLLSLALAACSGGKADDTQGKPLPTITGNPPVTLNVFAPQSADWNLATNDFTNAVKQKFNITIKWQTTTFDGGPAKEKRQISLASGDYPDLYLLIPWVDQFSQADLLKLSNQGVVVPLNQLIDQYAPTIKKALDTSPGYKEMATAPDGKIYGMPQWVDCFHCSYQDKLWMNSTWLKKLGLQQPKTTEDMRKVLQAFKTQDPNGNGKADEIPLSADVRDVLIPYFMNAFIYDPQGTSGNNNSTLVLKDGKVDLQANKDGWREGLRYLNSLYKEGLIDKGAFTQNPDALSQQGNHAGSVILGSATVLHPGEFVTTGSPDGRDKQYDAVPPLTGPEGANYTGYNFPSVPGATFVLTNKATPEKQIAAIKLLDYIFTDDGQINGQFGTEGKTWTKPASGDVALDKSLKPIFKQIPQKVGSKPPNSGWGALAQYNNTATFRNSEAISTDLYSQAGYERRLFEATKLYAGHEDKAQIYPFWKVWIEPTLAAEVSTLQTNIENYTQQNALQFITGSKNLDSDWDAYVKGLDGLGLKRYLEIQQAAYDKVPNK comes from the coding sequence ATGTCTCTACACCTCGGAAAGAGGGGGCAGGCCGCGATCGTCGGCCTGAGCCTCCTGTCACTCGCGCTCGCGGCCTGCTCGGGCGGCAAGGCGGACGACACCCAAGGCAAGCCGTTGCCCACGATCACCGGGAATCCTCCGGTCACGCTGAACGTCTTTGCGCCCCAATCGGCCGACTGGAACCTGGCCACCAACGACTTCACGAACGCGGTGAAGCAGAAGTTCAACATCACCATCAAGTGGCAGACCACGACGTTCGACGGCGGGCCGGCGAAGGAGAAGCGGCAGATCTCCCTGGCCAGTGGCGACTATCCCGACCTGTACCTGCTGATCCCGTGGGTCGACCAGTTCAGCCAGGCAGATCTGCTGAAGCTGTCGAACCAGGGTGTCGTCGTACCGCTGAACCAGCTGATCGATCAGTACGCGCCCACTATCAAGAAGGCCCTGGACACGTCTCCGGGGTACAAGGAGATGGCGACGGCTCCGGACGGCAAGATCTACGGTATGCCGCAGTGGGTCGACTGCTTCCACTGCTCGTACCAGGACAAGCTGTGGATGAACTCGACGTGGCTGAAGAAGCTCGGCCTGCAGCAGCCGAAGACCACCGAGGACATGCGTAAGGTCCTGCAGGCGTTCAAGACCCAGGACCCGAACGGCAACGGCAAGGCGGACGAGATCCCGCTGAGCGCCGACGTCCGCGACGTGCTGATCCCGTACTTCATGAACGCCTTCATCTACGACCCGCAGGGCACCAGCGGCAACAACAACTCGACGCTGGTGCTGAAGGACGGCAAGGTCGATCTCCAGGCGAACAAGGACGGCTGGCGCGAAGGCCTGCGCTACCTGAACTCCCTCTACAAGGAGGGCCTGATCGACAAGGGCGCGTTCACGCAGAACCCCGACGCCTTGTCGCAGCAGGGCAACCATGCCGGCTCGGTGATCCTCGGCTCCGCGACCGTCCTGCACCCGGGCGAGTTCGTGACGACCGGTTCGCCGGACGGGCGTGACAAGCAGTACGACGCCGTACCGCCGCTGACCGGCCCCGAGGGCGCGAACTACACCGGCTACAACTTCCCGAGCGTGCCCGGCGCCACCTTCGTGCTGACGAACAAGGCGACCCCGGAGAAGCAGATCGCGGCGATCAAGCTGCTCGACTACATCTTCACCGACGACGGCCAGATCAACGGCCAGTTCGGCACCGAGGGCAAGACCTGGACCAAGCCGGCCTCCGGGGACGTCGCACTCGACAAGTCGCTCAAGCCGATCTTCAAGCAGATCCCGCAGAAGGTCGGGTCGAAGCCGCCGAACTCCGGGTGGGGCGCGTTGGCGCAGTACAACAACACCGCGACCTTCCGGAACTCCGAGGCGATCAGCACCGACCTCTACTCCCAGGCAGGCTACGAACGCCGGCTGTTCGAGGCGACGAAGCTGTACGCGGGCCATGAGGACAAGGCGCAGATCTACCCGTTCTGGAAGGTGTGGATCGAGCCGACCCTGGCCGCGGAGGTCTCGACGTTGCAGACCAACATCGAGAACTACACGCAGCAGAACGCCCTGCAGTTCATCACCGGGTCGAAGAACCTCGACTCCGACTGGGACGCCTACGTGAAGGGGCTCGACGGCCTCGGCCTGAAGCGGTACCTGGAGATCCAGCAGGCCGCCTACGACAAGGTGCCCAACAAGTAG
- a CDS encoding alpha-L-fucosidase has protein sequence MPFDATFESLATFECPDWFRDAKLGIWSHWGPQSVPRYGDWYARHMYRQGSDQYRYHLRTYGHPSEFGYKDVVKLWKAERFDPHELMDRFVAAGARYFVAQAVHHDNFFNYDSAIHPWNSVKVGPGKDILALWKAAADQRGLPFGITEHLGATLGWTAVNKGSDKHGRFAGVPYDGTDPAYRDFYLDNSRYLPADDVEVQDPWYCDDPAWHRHWLEAVTEMIDRYQPDLLYSDGPLPFGEIGYEPGLRAVAHLYNTSAGIHGTNRAVYQQKDRRPEVSVVGVMDIERSQTPGIHPRTWQTDTSVGDWFYNVRDVYKTAGHVIELLVDIVSKNGNLLLNVPQQPDGTIDLECEQLLDDLGAWTKVCGEGIYGTRPFRVFGEGPSTVVIKGFTEDRVSWTSSDYRFTRRDDTVYAFQLAWPDDGRAVIRSLVDHETVTGVRLLGHGPVPFEQAEGILVARLPETPPVDVANCLALDVRAG, from the coding sequence GTGCCGTTCGACGCAACCTTCGAGTCCCTGGCCACGTTCGAGTGCCCTGACTGGTTTCGTGATGCGAAGCTCGGCATCTGGTCGCACTGGGGTCCACAGTCGGTGCCGAGGTACGGCGACTGGTACGCGCGCCACATGTATCGGCAGGGCAGCGACCAGTACCGCTACCACCTCCGCACGTACGGGCATCCGTCGGAGTTCGGCTACAAGGACGTCGTCAAGCTGTGGAAGGCGGAGCGGTTCGATCCGCACGAGCTGATGGACCGCTTCGTTGCGGCCGGCGCCCGGTACTTCGTGGCGCAGGCGGTTCACCACGACAACTTCTTCAACTACGACTCGGCCATCCACCCCTGGAACTCGGTGAAAGTCGGGCCGGGCAAGGACATCCTCGCGCTCTGGAAGGCGGCCGCCGACCAGCGCGGGCTTCCCTTCGGCATCACCGAGCATCTCGGTGCGACACTCGGATGGACGGCGGTCAACAAGGGCAGCGACAAACACGGGCGGTTCGCCGGTGTGCCGTACGACGGAACCGATCCGGCCTACCGGGACTTCTACCTGGACAACAGCCGGTACCTCCCCGCGGACGACGTCGAGGTCCAGGATCCGTGGTACTGCGACGATCCCGCCTGGCACCGGCACTGGCTCGAGGCCGTGACCGAGATGATCGACCGGTACCAGCCGGATCTCCTGTACTCCGACGGCCCGTTGCCGTTCGGGGAGATCGGCTACGAGCCCGGCCTTCGCGCGGTCGCACATCTCTACAACACCAGCGCCGGGATCCACGGGACCAACCGCGCCGTCTACCAGCAGAAGGATCGCCGGCCCGAGGTGAGCGTGGTCGGCGTGATGGACATCGAACGCAGCCAGACTCCCGGTATCCACCCCAGGACCTGGCAGACCGACACGTCGGTCGGCGACTGGTTCTACAACGTCCGCGACGTCTACAAGACCGCCGGCCACGTGATCGAGCTGCTCGTCGACATCGTGTCGAAGAACGGGAACCTCCTGCTCAACGTGCCGCAACAGCCCGACGGCACGATCGATCTCGAATGCGAGCAACTGCTCGACGACCTCGGCGCCTGGACGAAGGTCTGCGGCGAAGGCATCTACGGCACCAGACCGTTCCGGGTCTTCGGTGAGGGCCCTTCCACCGTCGTCATCAAGGGCTTCACCGAGGACCGGGTCAGCTGGACCAGTTCCGACTACCGCTTCACCCGCCGGGACGACACCGTCTACGCATTCCAGCTTGCCTGGCCCGACGACGGGCGTGCGGTGATTCGCAGCCTCGTCGATCATGAGACAGTGACAGGTGTCCGGCTGCTCGGCCACGGCCCGGTTCCGTTCGAGCAGGCCGAGGGAATCCTGGTGGCACGGCTGCCCGAAACCCCTCCGGTCGACGTCGCCAACTGCCTTGCCCTCGACGTCCGCGCCGGCTGA
- the larA gene encoding nickel-dependent lactate racemase translates to MRTDVRLAYGDSGLPLAVDPDSTTIVEPVHSVAAPDQVKALRAALRAPVAGPPLRERVRTGQSVAISACDGTRPQPRQLMIPAIIEELDGIVAPGDIVVLVATGTHRGNTEAELRHMFGDEVVDSVRVVNHDGRDSSQLVWRGTHGNGVPVWLNREWTEADVRITTGFVEPHFFAGFSGGPKLVAPGLAGLETVLVLHDASRIGDPRATWGVTKGNPVHDDVRAIAEATGVTFALDVVLNRDKDIVAAFGGDLLPMHAAAASFAQQIAMRPVDRRFDVVVTTNSGFPLDQNLYQAVKGISVAYQVVRPGGTIICAAECRDGFPDHGLYRETLEAAQSPQALLAEIASRSVTVPDQWQIQIQAKIQSANRVVMHTGFLSDADLAAVQLEQTHDISATAAEALAAAGPGATMCVLPEGPQTIPYLAGQH, encoded by the coding sequence TTGAGGACCGACGTGCGGCTGGCGTACGGCGACAGCGGGTTGCCGCTGGCAGTAGACCCGGACTCGACGACGATCGTCGAACCCGTGCACAGTGTTGCGGCTCCCGACCAGGTGAAGGCCCTTCGTGCGGCGCTTCGCGCGCCGGTGGCCGGCCCGCCGTTGCGTGAGCGGGTTCGCACCGGACAGTCCGTGGCCATCTCGGCCTGCGACGGCACCCGGCCACAGCCGCGGCAGTTGATGATCCCCGCGATCATCGAGGAGCTGGACGGAATCGTGGCCCCGGGTGACATCGTCGTCCTGGTCGCCACCGGCACCCATCGCGGGAACACCGAGGCCGAACTCCGGCACATGTTCGGCGACGAGGTCGTCGACTCCGTGCGCGTCGTGAACCACGACGGCCGGGATTCCTCACAGCTGGTCTGGCGCGGCACACACGGCAACGGCGTACCGGTGTGGCTGAACCGGGAGTGGACCGAGGCGGACGTCAGGATCACCACCGGTTTCGTCGAGCCGCACTTCTTCGCGGGCTTCTCCGGAGGTCCGAAGCTGGTGGCGCCAGGGCTCGCCGGCCTGGAGACGGTCCTCGTCCTGCACGACGCGTCGAGGATCGGTGACCCGAGGGCGACCTGGGGGGTGACGAAGGGCAACCCGGTGCACGACGACGTCCGGGCCATCGCCGAGGCGACCGGCGTGACGTTCGCCCTGGACGTCGTACTGAACCGGGACAAGGACATCGTCGCGGCGTTCGGCGGTGATCTGCTTCCGATGCACGCGGCGGCGGCGTCCTTCGCGCAGCAGATCGCGATGCGGCCGGTGGACAGGCGGTTCGACGTCGTCGTGACCACGAACTCCGGGTTCCCGCTCGACCAGAACCTGTACCAGGCCGTCAAGGGCATCTCGGTCGCATATCAAGTCGTCCGGCCGGGCGGAACGATCATCTGTGCGGCCGAGTGCCGGGACGGCTTCCCCGACCACGGCCTGTACCGCGAGACGCTCGAGGCGGCTCAGTCGCCGCAAGCTCTGCTGGCAGAGATCGCGTCCCGGTCCGTCACGGTCCCCGATCAGTGGCAGATACAGATCCAGGCCAAGATCCAGTCCGCGAATCGCGTCGTCATGCACACCGGATTCCTGAGCGACGCGGACCTCGCCGCGGTCCAGCTCGAGCAGACGCACGACATCTCGGCAACCGCCGCCGAGGCCCTCGCGGCCGCCGGCCCGGGCGCCACGATGTGCGTCCTCCCGGAGGGCCCGCAAACCATCCCGTACCTTGCAGGACAGCACTAG
- a CDS encoding TetR/AcrR family transcriptional regulator, whose product MSEVTRTDARHNRGQLIAVAREAFAEHGTETSLREVARRAGVGIGTLYRHFPTRQALIEAVLGTGFDQLSEQAIATADAGDPRKALLTWLRDFAESSARYRGLPESVLGALRDEDSALHASCFGVRDAGRALLTAAQEAGTVRADLTIEELLSLAAGVAWAGEQSPDPNRTARLLELVVSGLDPQSGG is encoded by the coding sequence ATGTCCGAGGTGACGCGCACCGACGCCCGGCACAATCGTGGCCAGTTGATCGCCGTCGCGCGGGAGGCGTTCGCCGAGCACGGCACCGAGACGTCACTGCGTGAGGTAGCCCGCCGCGCCGGTGTCGGCATCGGCACCCTCTACCGCCATTTCCCGACCCGGCAGGCACTGATCGAGGCTGTGCTCGGCACCGGCTTCGACCAGCTCAGCGAGCAGGCCATCGCCACCGCCGACGCCGGCGACCCGCGGAAGGCCCTGCTCACCTGGCTGCGCGACTTCGCCGAGAGCTCCGCCCGGTACCGCGGCCTTCCCGAGTCCGTCCTCGGAGCACTGCGGGACGAGGATTCGGCCTTGCACGCCTCGTGTTTCGGAGTACGCGACGCCGGCCGCGCACTGCTGACCGCGGCCCAAGAAGCCGGCACAGTCCGAGCCGACCTGACCATCGAGGAACTTCTGTCCCTGGCCGCGGGCGTCGCCTGGGCCGGAGAACAAAGCCCCGACCCCAACCGAACCGCCCGACTCCTGGAACTGGTTGTCTCCGGCCTCGATCCGCAGTCAGGGGGCTAG
- a CDS encoding NmrA/HSCARG family protein, with amino-acid sequence MPKTERIILVTGATGQQGGAAARHLLADGWRVRALVRDAGAPKAKELAAAGAEVAVGDMADRAALDAAVAGVHGVFSVQPAATPSYDNFDEVAMGVNVADAALAAGVQHLVYTSVGAVEQSASIPSWSTKLRIEEHIRAIGVPATILRPVMFMENHASGRVGAYSELAMLRVIPDGSLVQLIAVSDIGGLAALSFADPDGWLGEVVEIAGDELPRRSIADAIARTTGRPVDLSPLSPEQTAALLGGARKVRMDANFAGWNADIPALRTRYPSLMSFRTWLEREGKTLFTNPEN; translated from the coding sequence ATGCCGAAGACCGAACGGATCATCCTCGTCACCGGCGCCACCGGCCAGCAGGGCGGCGCCGCGGCGCGGCACCTGCTCGCCGATGGGTGGCGGGTCCGCGCGCTGGTGCGCGACGCCGGAGCCCCGAAGGCCAAGGAGCTCGCGGCGGCCGGCGCCGAGGTGGCGGTGGGGGACATGGCCGACCGGGCGGCCTTGGACGCGGCCGTGGCCGGCGTTCACGGCGTCTTCAGCGTGCAGCCTGCCGCGACACCGTCGTACGACAACTTCGACGAGGTGGCCATGGGGGTGAACGTGGCTGACGCTGCTTTGGCGGCGGGCGTGCAGCACCTCGTGTACACGTCGGTCGGCGCCGTCGAGCAGTCTGCCAGTATCCCCAGTTGGAGCACCAAACTGCGCATCGAGGAGCACATCCGGGCGATCGGTGTTCCGGCAACGATCCTGCGGCCGGTGATGTTCATGGAGAACCACGCTTCGGGCCGGGTCGGTGCCTACAGCGAATTGGCGATGCTGCGGGTCATTCCGGACGGGTCCCTCGTGCAACTGATCGCGGTCTCCGATATCGGTGGGCTCGCCGCGCTGTCGTTCGCCGACCCGGACGGCTGGCTCGGAGAGGTGGTGGAGATCGCCGGCGACGAGCTGCCCCGCCGGAGCATCGCCGACGCGATCGCTCGGACGACTGGACGTCCGGTGGACCTGTCGCCACTGTCCCCGGAGCAGACCGCCGCCTTGCTCGGCGGCGCCAGGAAGGTGCGGATGGACGCGAACTTCGCCGGCTGGAACGCCGACATCCCCGCCCTGCGCACGCGATACCCAAGCCTGATGAGCTTCCGAACCTGGCTGGAACGCGAAGGCAAAACCCTGTTCACCAACCCGGAGAACTGA
- a CDS encoding GNAT family N-acetyltransferase, protein MKTELTPLFCDVDLARRIEVAEAQLIEATALAAHGRLGDGRGFVIPIAGGLASFADDDSPFNKVVGLGFGGLPTTGELDEIEQAYATVGAPVQVELPHLADPEIGIVLSRRGYELESFENVLGVAIDTKYDVTLPDGIEIRPSGDEELDVWLNVMADAVAVPDTQGVPWREEFPRDTYIEAERDAASADITRYIALLNGEIAGGAGLRTTDGIAQFAGAGTLPAHRRHGIQSALLFTRLSDAAATGCDVGVITTQPASKSQQNAQRSGFSLLYTRAVLVKHLEAT, encoded by the coding sequence ATGAAGACCGAACTGACGCCATTGTTCTGCGACGTCGATCTGGCGCGGCGGATCGAGGTGGCCGAAGCGCAGCTCATCGAGGCCACCGCCCTCGCCGCGCACGGCCGCCTCGGCGACGGCCGCGGGTTCGTGATCCCGATCGCGGGTGGACTAGCGAGCTTCGCCGACGACGACTCGCCGTTCAACAAGGTGGTCGGGCTCGGCTTCGGCGGCCTACCGACCACCGGCGAGCTCGACGAGATCGAGCAGGCGTACGCCACCGTCGGCGCGCCCGTGCAGGTCGAGCTACCGCACCTCGCCGACCCCGAGATCGGCATCGTCCTCAGCCGACGTGGATACGAGTTGGAGTCGTTCGAGAACGTGCTCGGCGTCGCCATCGACACCAAGTACGACGTCACGCTGCCCGACGGGATCGAGATCCGGCCGAGCGGTGACGAGGAGCTCGATGTCTGGCTGAACGTGATGGCCGACGCAGTCGCCGTACCAGACACCCAAGGAGTGCCGTGGCGCGAGGAGTTCCCGCGCGACACCTACATCGAAGCCGAACGCGACGCCGCCTCAGCAGACATCACGCGCTACATCGCCCTGCTGAACGGCGAAATCGCGGGCGGCGCCGGGCTCCGCACAACCGACGGCATCGCCCAGTTCGCCGGTGCAGGAACGCTCCCCGCACACCGCCGCCACGGCATCCAGTCCGCCCTGCTGTTCACGCGCCTCTCCGACGCAGCTGCCACAGGCTGCGACGTCGGCGTGATCACCACCCAACCCGCCTCCAAATCCCAGCAGAACGCCCAACGCAGCGGCTTCAGCCTCCTCTACACCCGCGCCGTCCTGGTGAAGCACCTCGAAGCCACCTGA
- a CDS encoding GNAT family N-acetyltransferase — translation MVHCPSRRLTDRAERRRRSRHLRLCRNRHRLIRAHTARGRVTYRAPCDTDIQKTRSHPDNRKLAKMMVHSHDGDREQLRPLFREADDSEQQIDAYLGLGTVFVAEDDGEIIGHLQLIAGDEAELKSMAVAESRRGTGVGRALVRAAFEHCRQNAAKRLLVATAAADVGNLRFYQRQGFRMLRVERDAFVPSTGYPDEIVIDGIPLRDRVWLGLDL, via the coding sequence ATCGTTCACTGTCCATCACGACGGCTCACTGACCGCGCAGAACGGCGCCGTCGGAGCCGCCATCTCCGGCTCTGCAGGAATCGCCACCGACTGATCAGGGCGCACACTGCCAGGGGGCGCGTAACGTATCGCGCCCCCTGCGACACAGACATCCAGAAGACCCGAAGCCACCCCGACAACCGGAAGCTCGCCAAGATGATGGTGCACAGCCACGACGGAGACCGGGAGCAACTGCGCCCGCTCTTCCGCGAGGCCGACGACTCGGAGCAGCAGATCGATGCGTACCTCGGCCTGGGCACTGTGTTCGTCGCCGAGGACGACGGCGAGATCATCGGGCATTTGCAGCTGATTGCCGGCGACGAGGCCGAACTGAAGAGCATGGCCGTCGCCGAGAGCCGCCGCGGAACGGGCGTCGGCCGGGCTCTGGTCCGAGCAGCGTTCGAACACTGCCGGCAGAACGCGGCGAAACGTCTCCTCGTCGCCACCGCTGCAGCCGACGTCGGCAATCTGCGCTTCTACCAGCGTCAAGGCTTCCGCATGCTTCGTGTCGAACGCGACGCGTTCGTGCCTTCGACCGGCTACCCCGATGAAATCGTCATCGACGGCATACCACTACGCGACCGAGTCTGGCTCGGTCTGGACCTGTAG
- a CDS encoding lactonase family protein, with protein MRTRSARVLAPALAAVAAASLLGLSPAHATAGHGANPVVGHVYETTNSATGNAIQVFDRLRDGRLQASATVPTGGRGLGSSLASQNGLVRDGNLLFAVNAGDDTISTLAITGHGLVRRDVAASGGDQPVSLTVRRGLVYVLNQNSETISGLRVTHDGDLQPLPHSTRALSKTTAIPTAAAQVSFSPDGQTLVVTHKGDQTIDTFALRNGYAGPAAAHHSSGSTPYGFAFDRRGHAIVSEADASAVSSYAVHANQLRTVSATVPDTQAAACWLVVTSDSHYAYVVNAASSSISSYRITTDGHVRLAASVAGSTSGGGTDAALSPDNKSLYVRLANGAVASFTVHHDGSLTAQNGAVGAAISGSAGIATD; from the coding sequence ATGCGCACCAGATCGGCCCGCGTCCTGGCTCCGGCGTTGGCCGCCGTCGCCGCGGCGTCCCTGCTCGGACTCTCCCCCGCACATGCGACGGCCGGCCACGGCGCGAACCCGGTCGTCGGGCACGTCTACGAGACGACCAACTCGGCCACCGGCAACGCGATCCAGGTCTTCGACCGGTTGCGCGACGGCCGGCTCCAGGCGAGCGCCACGGTCCCGACCGGCGGTCGTGGGCTAGGTTCCTCGCTCGCCTCGCAGAACGGTCTGGTCCGAGACGGCAACCTCTTGTTCGCCGTGAACGCCGGGGACGACACCATCTCCACCCTCGCCATCACCGGCCACGGCCTGGTACGCCGCGACGTCGCCGCCAGCGGCGGCGACCAGCCGGTCAGCCTCACCGTGCGTCGTGGACTCGTCTACGTCCTGAACCAGAACAGCGAAACCATCAGCGGCCTCCGGGTCACCCACGACGGCGACCTCCAGCCGCTGCCGCACTCTACGAGAGCACTCAGCAAAACCACGGCCATTCCGACCGCGGCCGCCCAGGTTTCGTTCAGCCCCGACGGACAGACGCTGGTCGTGACCCACAAGGGCGACCAGACGATCGACACCTTCGCGCTCAGGAACGGGTACGCCGGACCCGCTGCCGCCCACCACTCGTCGGGCTCGACGCCGTACGGATTCGCCTTCGACCGTCGCGGTCACGCGATCGTCTCCGAGGCCGATGCCAGTGCCGTCTCGTCGTACGCCGTGCATGCGAACCAACTGCGGACCGTCAGCGCCACAGTGCCCGACACCCAGGCGGCCGCCTGCTGGCTCGTCGTCACCAGCGACAGCCACTACGCGTACGTCGTCAACGCGGCCAGCTCGTCGATCTCGTCGTACCGCATCACCACCGACGGGCACGTGCGGCTGGCGGCATCAGTCGCGGGAAGCACCAGCGGCGGCGGAACCGACGCCGCTCTGAGCCCTGACAACAAGTCCCTCTACGTCCGCCTCGCCAACGGAGCCGTGGCATCGTTCACTGTCCATCACGACGGCTCACTGACCGCGCAGAACGGCGCCGTCGGAGCCGCCATCTCCGGCTCTGCAGGAATCGCCACCGACTGA
- a CDS encoding nuclear transport factor 2 family protein, whose protein sequence is MTDTAGLEVVEQYVEFWNATADGSFTDQITYHAPIGVLRGVEELIGFRNQFAEHQPGYVFQPRTAPDTHHGRARLQWELLVDGTSFATGTDFLEIDDDGRIAAVAGFLDRAPEGFHQNH, encoded by the coding sequence ATGACCGATACCGCCGGCCTCGAGGTCGTCGAGCAGTACGTCGAGTTCTGGAACGCGACCGCAGACGGCAGCTTCACCGACCAGATCACGTACCACGCCCCCATCGGAGTGCTGCGTGGAGTCGAGGAGCTGATCGGCTTCCGCAACCAGTTCGCGGAACACCAGCCCGGCTACGTCTTCCAGCCACGCACCGCCCCGGACACCCACCACGGCCGCGCCCGTCTGCAGTGGGAACTCCTGGTCGACGGCACATCGTTCGCCACCGGCACCGACTTCCTCGAAATCGACGACGACGGCCGGATCGCCGCGGTCGCCGGCTTCCTCGACCGCGCCCCCGAAGGCTTCCACCAGAATCACTGA
- a CDS encoding helix-turn-helix domain-containing protein, whose protein sequence is MTATAVSSGETIGTLVKRWRERRRRSQLDVSLAADLSAKHLSYIETGRSNPSREMIERICDELDVPLRERNRFYLAAGFAPAHRERPFADLGVAKDAVHAVLTGMEPSPAVAVNVRWDLLAMNRAMRPFLSDLPTDLAGPPVNMLRATLHPDGLAPMVRNLQQWRSHVVRRVRRQLERTADDGLAGLLLELESYGGAPVTSAGSTLADDLVVPLQLSTPYGDLDFLYAATVFGSPRDVTLDEIAIETFFPANAITTAILRSLAG, encoded by the coding sequence GTGACTGCGACCGCGGTGAGCTCGGGCGAAACGATCGGAACGCTGGTGAAGCGGTGGCGTGAGCGGCGGCGGCGTTCGCAGTTGGACGTCTCGCTGGCGGCCGATCTTTCCGCCAAGCACCTCAGCTACATCGAGACCGGGCGGTCGAACCCGAGTCGCGAGATGATCGAGCGGATCTGCGACGAGCTCGACGTACCGCTGCGGGAACGCAACCGGTTCTACCTGGCCGCCGGCTTCGCGCCCGCGCATCGCGAGCGGCCGTTCGCCGATCTGGGCGTCGCGAAGGACGCTGTGCACGCGGTGTTGACCGGGATGGAGCCGAGTCCCGCCGTCGCGGTGAACGTCCGCTGGGACCTGCTGGCAATGAACCGGGCGATGCGCCCGTTCCTGAGCGATCTGCCGACGGACCTCGCCGGGCCGCCGGTGAACATGCTGCGCGCGACGTTGCACCCCGACGGCTTGGCCCCGATGGTCCGCAACCTGCAGCAATGGCGATCGCATGTGGTACGACGCGTACGTCGTCAGCTCGAGCGGACCGCCGACGACGGTCTGGCCGGCCTCCTGCTGGAGCTCGAGAGCTACGGTGGCGCTCCGGTCACGTCGGCGGGGTCCACTCTCGCTGACGATCTCGTCGTACCGCTGCAGCTGAGCACGCCGTACGGCGACCTCGACTTCTTGTATGCGGCAACGGTCTTCGGCTCGCCCCGCGACGTCACCCTCGACGAGATCGCGATCGAGACCTTCTTCCCGGCCAACGCCATCACGACCGCCATCCTCCGATCCCTGGCGGGATGA